The following coding sequences are from one Nitrosopumilaceae archaeon window:
- a CDS encoding DUF373 family protein, giving the protein MSTKETNLQKNTIEGRTNRLLVICVDRDDDIGKAGVITPIVGRNACIDAAQRLALEDPEDADSNSIFAAVKTYEDLVSKGYQAEVILVSGTENRGVEADEKIVLQVKSVMEKYTANGAVIVSDGEDDESVIPIIQNVLPIVSVRRVVMRASRSVEYSYAVFGRYLKAIAFDSKYSKFFLGVPGILLLIGGIATVLGMTREIFAVLVSILGGAFLIRAFDVDRAWSHWVKPTPAGFIRTFTMVTGILLILVSIPSGLGAINPDLITAKPDILKLATDKVVIGTFVSGMLPFLWMGVGSMFGGSLLSSWFKGSIRSITDILRIVVLITLYPIVLQFTTIMTHNESPFTLLPPLLLGLAVILISASLLFRRYRRKKGGEVLSE; this is encoded by the coding sequence ATGTCAACAAAAGAGACTAATCTGCAAAAAAATACTATTGAGGGTAGGACCAACAGATTATTAGTAATTTGTGTTGATAGAGATGATGATATTGGTAAAGCAGGGGTTATCACACCAATTGTTGGTAGAAATGCATGTATTGATGCTGCGCAGAGACTTGCGTTAGAAGATCCTGAAGATGCTGATTCTAATTCAATTTTTGCAGCAGTAAAAACCTATGAAGATCTAGTAAGCAAAGGATATCAAGCAGAAGTAATTCTTGTTTCAGGTACAGAAAACAGAGGAGTAGAAGCTGATGAGAAAATAGTTTTACAAGTAAAATCAGTTATGGAAAAATATACTGCAAATGGGGCAGTCATTGTTTCTGATGGCGAAGATGATGAAAGTGTCATTCCGATAATTCAAAATGTATTACCCATTGTTTCAGTTCGAAGAGTGGTCATGCGGGCTAGCAGAAGTGTAGAATATTCATATGCAGTTTTTGGAAGATATTTGAAAGCAATTGCTTTTGATTCAAAATATTCAAAATTTTTCCTTGGAGTTCCAGGAATTTTGCTTTTGATTGGAGGGATCGCCACAGTACTTGGAATGACCAGAGAGATTTTTGCAGTTTTAGTAAGCATTCTTGGCGGAGCATTTCTAATCAGGGCTTTTGATGTTGATCGAGCTTGGTCACATTGGGTAAAACCTACACCTGCAGGATTTATCAGAACATTTACAATGGTAACTGGGATACTTTTGATTCTAGTTTCAATACCCTCAGGATTAGGAGCTATTAATCCAGATCTAATTACGGCAAAACCAGACATATTGAAACTGGCCACAGATAAAGTGGTGATTGGTACTTTTGTTTCTGGAATGTTACCATTTTTGTGGATGGGTGTAGGATCTATGTTTGGGGGATCATTGTTAAGCAGTTGGTTCAAAGGAAGCATAAGATCAATAACGGACATACTTAGAATTGTTGTTTTGATAACACTTTATCCTATTGTGTTACAGTTCACAACAATTATGACACATAATGAAAGTCCATTCACTCTACTTCCGCCACTATTACTTGGACTAGCAGTAATACTGATATCTGCCTCACTGCTCTTCCGTAGATATAGAAGGAAGAAAGGCGGTGAAGTATTATCGGAATAA
- the eif1A gene encoding translation initiation factor eIF-1A has translation MGKRKVLNESELKEMKLPEEYELLGRVIKLLGSDHVLVKCTDDKTRMGRIRGKLKRKIWIRDNDVVTIAPWDFKSDEKGDITWRYTLSQVDWLKNNGHLPKDF, from the coding sequence GTGGGAAAACGTAAAGTTCTAAACGAAAGTGAGCTTAAAGAAATGAAATTACCAGAAGAATATGAACTTCTTGGTAGAGTTATCAAACTTTTAGGTAGTGATCATGTTTTGGTTAAATGTACAGATGACAAAACACGAATGGGTAGAATTCGTGGAAAACTAAAAAGAAAAATCTGGATACGTGATAATGATGTTGTTACAATTGCTCCATGGGATTTCAAATCAGATGAGAAAGGTGATATTACTTGGAGGTATACTCTGTCCCAAGTTGACTGGTTGAAAAATAACGGTCATTTGCCAAAAGATTTCTAA
- a CDS encoding serine protein kinase RIO, which yields MMLSDELEKKLAERIDLKVLANERRSKSHKGVFDRNKVVDDVLDKTTIMILSKMINSGIISYVNGTIGSGKESKVYWAVDPSGKDIALKIYLVTATNFKKRLPYLIGDPRFSSIKKGTRNMVELWAKKEFRNLNQCVKAGIPAVKPVSLIKNVLALEFVGKGGVPASTLVETEVTYDDYKQSISIISDLYTKAKLVHADFSEYNVFKTEKGLIVLDFGSSVDIRHQNAKEFLERDIKNITNFFVKRGLTVENPSDILARIMN from the coding sequence ATGATGTTGTCAGACGAACTTGAGAAGAAACTAGCAGAACGGATTGATCTTAAAGTTCTTGCAAATGAAAGGAGAAGTAAATCACACAAAGGTGTATTTGATAGAAATAAAGTTGTAGATGATGTTCTAGACAAAACCACAATAATGATCTTATCAAAGATGATAAATTCTGGAATTATATCATATGTTAACGGAACAATTGGTTCTGGTAAAGAATCCAAGGTGTATTGGGCAGTGGATCCTTCTGGAAAAGATATTGCCCTGAAGATATATCTTGTAACTGCTACTAATTTTAAAAAAAGACTCCCATATCTTATAGGGGATCCGAGATTCTCAAGTATTAAAAAAGGAACCAGAAATATGGTGGAACTTTGGGCCAAAAAGGAATTTCGAAATTTGAATCAATGCGTCAAGGCTGGTATTCCAGCAGTCAAACCTGTTAGCCTGATAAAAAATGTATTAGCTTTAGAATTCGTAGGAAAAGGAGGAGTGCCTGCATCTACTTTGGTAGAAACTGAAGTCACTTATGATGACTATAAGCAATCAATTTCAATTATTTCAGATCTTTATACCAAGGCTAAACTAGTGCATGCTGACTTCTCTGAATATAATGTCTTTAAAACTGAGAAAGGTTTGATTGTACTTGATTTTGGTTCCTCAGTTGATATAAGACATCAAAATGCAAAAGAATTCCTTGAAAGAGATATTAAAAATATAACTAATTTCTTTGTTAAAAGAGGTTTGACAGTAGAGAATCCATCCGATATACTTGCGAGGATAATGAATTGA
- a CDS encoding DUF5679 domain-containing protein, whose amino-acid sequence MTTAYCVKCRKKVEIAGPKEVKLKNGRPAVKGTCPKCGTNVFRIGKP is encoded by the coding sequence ATGACTACAGCATACTGCGTAAAATGCAGGAAGAAAGTCGAGATAGCTGGTCCAAAGGAAGTTAAGCTAAAAAACGGTCGACCTGCAGTAAAGGGCACATGCCCAAAATGTGGCACTAACGTTTTTCGAATAGGAAAGCCTTAG
- a CDS encoding DUF424 domain-containing protein: MAFAVRTVIYQQKRMLNICDADLVGRTLTKSDLTLNISRSYFAERIVGKEEAEELLKTCSIINMVGKETISLSTKIGIGSSKGVKEIEDVPFLLVFKF; the protein is encoded by the coding sequence ATGGCGTTTGCAGTACGAACAGTTATTTATCAACAAAAAAGGATGCTGAATATTTGTGATGCAGATCTAGTTGGAAGAACTCTCACAAAATCAGATTTAACATTAAACATTAGCAGAAGTTATTTTGCAGAACGAATTGTTGGGAAGGAGGAAGCAGAAGAACTTTTGAAAACATGTTCAATAATAAACATGGTAGGAAAAGAAACCATTTCTTTATCTACCAAAATTGGAATAGGATCTTCAAAAGGCGTAAAAGAAATTGAGGACGTTCCATTTCTTTTAGTTTTTAAATTTTGA
- a CDS encoding DNA topoisomerase VI subunit B produces the protein MSLTKETFSQISPSEFFYRNRDLAGFSNPTRSLYTSVREFVENALDACDQKKILPDIHLSIKAVDPEQPDPKPYILSVKDNGPGIEPKHVPLAFGTVLYGSKFGLKQARGMFGLGATMAILYGQITTNKPVIVKSCADGKTQDEFVMLLDIQKNKPVIQKHNTKEASKTGLSVSIILEGDYSKAGTKIRDYVSQTSLITPYASITFEDPSGEKSHFPRIVKEMPPPPTIIKPHPHGIDVETIRRMIVDTHYQIPIVDNNMITKVRSELGLQKKNLNSKGIMERAQKKWSGLSRPVRTVVAMMSFLNLDFDGLSKIRIDDLDVANKKLTYWNFGESKSHLVELDSESPYYKQLANTVQGDTLHTFLTKRFQRVGPTTADKFCEFAKFKSEKRIGSMTNDELVKLADALQKFEEFLSPDPSCLAPLGEEPLSKGIMKFFNPEFASVIQRSASAYSGFPFVVEMGVAYGGDIPAAGLKVYRFANRIPLLYDEGSDVVLKIVNEMDWSRYKIKGDPPLVIVSHICSTRIPYKTVGKENVADRPEIERELKNALQYLARKLAVHMSRQGMADMAKKRANLYSKYIPLIAQFATELSANKKEPNYKQLIKKGSELEEQQI, from the coding sequence ATGTCTTTGACTAAGGAAACCTTTAGCCAGATCTCACCAAGTGAGTTTTTTTATAGGAATAGAGATCTTGCAGGTTTTAGTAATCCTACAAGATCACTATATACATCAGTTAGAGAATTTGTTGAAAATGCATTAGATGCATGTGATCAAAAGAAAATTTTACCAGATATTCATCTATCAATTAAAGCAGTAGATCCTGAACAACCTGATCCAAAACCATACATACTTTCAGTAAAAGACAATGGTCCTGGTATAGAACCAAAACATGTACCGCTCGCATTTGGAACTGTTCTTTATGGCTCAAAATTCGGATTAAAACAAGCCAGAGGTATGTTTGGACTTGGAGCAACAATGGCTATACTGTATGGTCAGATTACAACAAACAAGCCAGTTATTGTAAAAAGTTGCGCCGATGGAAAAACACAAGATGAATTTGTAATGTTACTTGATATACAAAAAAATAAACCAGTTATACAAAAACATAACACGAAAGAAGCTTCAAAAACTGGGCTTTCAGTTAGCATTATTCTAGAGGGAGACTATTCAAAGGCAGGAACTAAGATTAGAGATTATGTGTCGCAAACATCCCTGATCACACCATATGCTTCTATAACATTTGAAGATCCTTCCGGAGAAAAATCTCATTTTCCTAGAATTGTAAAAGAAATGCCGCCCCCGCCTACCATCATAAAACCACATCCACATGGCATTGATGTAGAGACAATTAGAAGAATGATAGTAGACACTCATTATCAAATACCTATTGTTGATAATAATATGATTACAAAAGTTCGAAGTGAACTTGGATTGCAGAAAAAAAATCTTAATTCAAAAGGTATTATGGAGCGAGCACAAAAAAAATGGTCAGGTCTTTCTAGACCTGTAAGAACAGTTGTTGCAATGATGTCATTTCTCAATTTAGATTTTGATGGATTGAGCAAAATTCGTATAGACGATCTTGATGTTGCAAATAAAAAACTCACATATTGGAATTTTGGTGAATCTAAATCACATCTAGTTGAATTAGATTCAGAGAGTCCATATTACAAACAACTAGCAAATACTGTACAGGGAGATACTTTACATACCTTTTTAACAAAAAGATTCCAACGAGTTGGACCAACCACGGCAGATAAATTTTGTGAATTTGCCAAATTTAAGTCTGAAAAAAGAATTGGCAGTATGACCAATGATGAACTTGTTAAACTTGCTGACGCACTTCAAAAATTTGAAGAATTTTTATCTCCGGATCCAAGTTGTCTTGCACCGCTTGGAGAAGAGCCATTATCAAAAGGAATAATGAAATTTTTTAATCCGGAATTTGCATCTGTTATTCAGAGAAGTGCTTCTGCTTACTCTGGATTTCCATTTGTAGTTGAGATGGGAGTTGCATATGGTGGAGATATTCCTGCGGCGGGACTTAAGGTGTATCGCTTTGCCAACCGTATTCCACTTCTTTATGATGAAGGAAGTGACGTTGTTCTTAAGATTGTAAATGAAATGGATTGGAGTCGTTATAAGATTAAGGGAGATCCTCCTCTTGTTATTGTTTCACATATATGTTCTACTAGAATTCCATATAAAACGGTGGGAAAGGAAAATGTTGCAGACAGACCTGAAATAGAACGCGAACTTAAAAATGCATTACAGTATTTGGCAAGAAAATTGGCAGTACATATGTCAAGGCAAGGAATGGCAGACATGGCAAAAAAAAGAGCCAACCTATATTCAAAATACATCCCACTTATTGCACAATTTGCAACGGAGCTTTCTGCAAACAAAAAAGAACCAAATTATAAACAACTAATAAAGAAGGGAAGTGAACTTGAAGAACAACAAATCTAA
- a CDS encoding KH domain-containing protein yields MSFEKIILIPLDRIGALIGKSGKVKLKIEKICSVTIDIDSKTGEVTIRGTGKIEDMLPFKAEEVVMAIGRGFSPEKAMRLLQGENALHVIDLREFGGKSSSQIERIKARIIGEGGRVRQNMEQLSGASISVYGRTVAIIGEGNHLRTAVDAITTLSNGSTHGKVYNDLQEARRREKLERLQLWENGNVFD; encoded by the coding sequence TTGAGTTTTGAAAAAATTATTCTTATTCCACTTGATAGAATTGGTGCATTAATTGGTAAGTCAGGAAAAGTAAAATTAAAAATAGAAAAAATATGTTCAGTTACAATTGATATAGATAGCAAAACAGGCGAAGTAACTATTAGAGGAACAGGAAAAATTGAAGATATGCTTCCTTTCAAAGCTGAAGAAGTTGTTATGGCAATAGGTCGTGGATTTTCTCCTGAAAAAGCAATGCGACTTTTACAGGGTGAAAATGCATTACATGTTATTGACTTAAGAGAATTTGGAGGTAAATCTTCTTCTCAGATTGAAAGGATAAAAGCAAGAATAATTGGAGAGGGTGGTAGAGTTAGACAAAATATGGAACAACTTAGCGGTGCTAGTATCTCAGTTTATGGACGTACAGTGGCAATAATTGGAGAAGGAAATCACCTAAGAACAGCAGTAGATGCCATTACCACACTTTCAAATGGAAGTACACATGGAAAAGTTTACAATGACTTACAGGAAGCAAGACGCAGAGAAAAACTAGAAAGATTACAGCTATGGGAGAACGGAAATGTCTTTGACTAA
- a CDS encoding translation initiation factor IF-2 subunit beta, with amino-acid sequence MAKGEYEKLLKKIQDKISENKKDTGSRFELPAVDIMWQGNRTFFRNFADFPKLLRRDPEKVLQYLSKEFASPVQVAGDKAVFVGKKDPHDFTMLLTRYVKEYLECPTCKSPDTRVEKSNRLTFLVCEACGAKSSLKGPYA; translated from the coding sequence TTGGCAAAAGGCGAATATGAAAAACTATTAAAAAAAATTCAGGATAAGATTTCTGAAAATAAAAAAGATACTGGTTCTAGGTTTGAACTCCCAGCAGTTGACATAATGTGGCAAGGTAACAGAACATTTTTCAGAAACTTTGCTGACTTTCCAAAACTTCTAAGAAGGGATCCTGAAAAAGTTCTCCAATATCTTTCAAAAGAGTTTGCATCACCAGTTCAAGTGGCTGGTGATAAAGCAGTATTTGTAGGAAAAAAAGACCCCCATGATTTTACTATGCTTTTGACAAGATACGTAAAAGAATATTTGGAATGTCCGACCTGCAAAAGTCCTGATACTAGAGTAGAAAAATCAAACAGGCTCACTTTCCTAGTTTGTGAAGCATGTGGTGCAAAATCCTCACTTAAGGGTCCATACGCGTAA